In the genome of Caldalkalibacillus salinus, one region contains:
- the aroC gene encoding chorismate synthase, protein MRYLTAGESHGPQLTAIIEGVPAHLCLSAEDINYELERRQKGYGRGRRMQIEKDRVQIVSGVRDGKTTGAPITLVVENKDWQHWRKIMKAEPLEDEDRNRKRVSRPRPGHADLNGAIKYQHRDMRNILERSSARETAIRVACGTVAKKVLSHFGIEVAGHVRRIGAVEIENTTVNDLTVEDIKSITEASPVRCVDEKAAENMMRAIDEAKENGDSIGGIVEVIAEGVPVGLGSHVQWDRKLDAKISQAVMSIQAFKGVEIGIGFEAAERPGSQVHDEITWAEDKGYARKTNNLGGFEGGMTNGMPVVVRGVMKPIPTLYKPLQSVDIDTKEMFEASIERSDSCAVPAASVVAEAAVSWELAKAFCEKFGHDHVESMKRNLEAYLEEARRF, encoded by the coding sequence ATGAGATACCTTACTGCAGGGGAATCCCATGGACCACAGCTAACCGCTATTATAGAGGGTGTACCCGCCCATCTATGCTTAAGCGCAGAAGACATCAATTATGAATTAGAACGACGTCAGAAGGGGTACGGCCGTGGAAGAAGAATGCAAATTGAGAAAGACCGAGTACAGATCGTCTCTGGTGTTCGAGACGGTAAAACGACAGGGGCTCCCATTACACTTGTGGTAGAAAACAAAGATTGGCAACATTGGAGAAAGATTATGAAAGCCGAGCCTCTTGAGGATGAAGATCGAAACCGTAAAAGAGTATCTCGTCCAAGACCAGGTCATGCAGATCTCAACGGCGCGATCAAATATCAGCACCGCGATATGAGAAATATACTCGAACGTTCTAGCGCAAGAGAAACCGCTATACGCGTGGCTTGCGGGACAGTGGCCAAAAAAGTCCTTTCTCATTTTGGCATTGAGGTGGCTGGACATGTCCGGCGCATTGGTGCAGTAGAGATCGAGAACACGACGGTCAATGATTTAACCGTTGAGGATATCAAGTCAATCACAGAAGCGTCTCCTGTTCGATGTGTCGATGAAAAAGCGGCAGAAAACATGATGCGCGCCATTGATGAGGCCAAGGAAAACGGTGACTCCATAGGGGGTATCGTGGAAGTAATCGCTGAAGGGGTGCCCGTTGGTTTAGGAAGTCACGTGCAGTGGGATCGTAAACTTGATGCCAAAATATCTCAGGCTGTGATGAGTATTCAAGCGTTCAAAGGGGTTGAGATTGGCATAGGTTTTGAAGCAGCAGAAAGACCCGGTAGCCAAGTGCACGATGAAATCACATGGGCAGAGGATAAAGGCTACGCACGTAAGACGAATAATCTCGGGGGTTTTGAAGGTGGTATGACAAACGGAATGCCCGTCGTTGTCAGAGGTGTCATGAAACCGATCCCGACTTTATATAAGCCGCTCCAAAGTGTGGATATCGACACGAAGGAGATGTTTGAAGCGAGCATTGAACGTTCTGACAGCTGCGCTGTTCCTGCAGCGAGTGTGGTAGCTGAAGCGGCGGTGTCCTGGGAACTGGCAAAAGCTTTCTGCGAAAAGTTTGGTCATGATCACGTAGAGTCAATGAAACGGAACCTCGAGGCCTATCTAGAGGAGGCAAGACGGTTTTAA
- the mtrB gene encoding trp RNA-binding attenuation protein MtrB → MNNLNEFFVIKAKENGVNVIGLTRGKDTRFHHSEKLDQNEVLMAQFTEHTSAVKIRGKVEIHTRHGIIHTDEE, encoded by the coding sequence ATGAATAATCTAAATGAGTTTTTTGTGATTAAGGCAAAGGAAAATGGCGTTAATGTTATTGGGCTTACAAGAGGGAAAGATACGCGTTTCCATCATTCGGAGAAACTTGATCAAAATGAAGTGCTTATGGCACAGTTTACGGAGCATACTTCAGCCGTCAAGATTCGTGGTAAAGTTGAGATTCATACGAGACATGGGATCATTCATACGGATGAGGAGTGA
- a CDS encoding UbiA-like polyprenyltransferase yields MKKLKVILEMIKFEHTIFALPFAFMGALLGKTVYDSKQQALGDIVNVSTWPTWWQIFWITMAMVGARSAAMALNRLIDRTIDAKNPRTSNRAIPAGQLKLKEVIIFIISSLVLLFLAAYMLNPLAVKLLPLAVFALTFYSYTKRFTWACHFFLGAAIALAPMGGWVGTTATLHWEALVLFLAVMLWTAGFDIIYATQDTDVDKELGLYSVPSYFGISKALWISRSCHTGTIILLFTLAYLTPLSWIYMIGCAIAACILLYEHTLVKANDLSKVDLAFFTMNGILSVVIFVFTLGDLIIL; encoded by the coding sequence GTGAAAAAGTTAAAAGTCATACTAGAAATGATTAAGTTTGAACATACCATATTCGCATTACCTTTTGCTTTCATGGGGGCTCTATTAGGAAAAACGGTCTATGATAGTAAACAACAAGCCCTGGGGGACATCGTCAATGTGAGTACGTGGCCCACCTGGTGGCAAATATTTTGGATTACGATGGCGATGGTAGGTGCTAGAAGTGCAGCCATGGCATTAAATCGTTTAATTGATCGTACCATTGATGCCAAAAACCCAAGGACAAGCAATCGGGCCATACCAGCGGGACAGCTGAAGCTAAAAGAAGTCATCATCTTTATAATCAGTTCATTGGTATTATTGTTCCTTGCAGCTTATATGCTCAACCCTCTAGCTGTGAAGCTGTTGCCACTTGCGGTATTCGCATTAACATTTTATTCCTACACCAAACGTTTTACTTGGGCTTGTCACTTCTTTTTAGGTGCTGCTATAGCGCTAGCACCAATGGGAGGATGGGTTGGTACAACCGCAACGCTTCACTGGGAGGCGCTGGTTTTGTTTTTGGCGGTGATGCTATGGACCGCAGGGTTTGATATCATTTACGCCACTCAGGACACGGACGTAGATAAAGAGTTAGGCTTATACTCTGTACCAAGCTATTTTGGTATTTCCAAAGCCTTATGGATATCTCGGTCATGTCATACGGGCACGATTATATTATTATTCACCTTAGCTTATCTGACACCGCTAAGTTGGATTTATATGATAGGCTGTGCTATTGCAGCCTGTATCCTACTATATGAACATACCTTAGTGAAGGCGAACGATCTTTCCAAGGTTGATCTGGCATTCTTTACAATGAACGGCATATTGAGCGTGGTTATATTCGTCTTTACGTTAGGAGATTTGATTATTTTATGA
- a CDS encoding heptaprenyl diphosphate synthase component 1 — MVLAHSQFYDHMQSMLDEVHDKTSHDYVSEHAQLPPVDLFQLHFMYLFLHEQGQDEWEIEKTCIPMLFVQTGLDAHEMVTEDGTGDMTDESMKERQLLVLAGDQFSGHYYHYLANKGEVYAIRLWAQIIEKVNECKTDILYSGTHLTKAERLQQELKLKRTIVDALLDEHGAESFWYGIFALFAELGLVYQQFDGHPEQIEQLIKQIKKTLIEKGQPLLIQEMSPWLDHMQNNTLVIEP; from the coding sequence ATGGTTTTGGCGCATTCACAGTTTTATGATCATATGCAATCAATGCTAGATGAAGTACATGATAAAACATCACATGATTATGTTAGTGAACACGCACAGCTTCCCCCTGTTGATTTGTTTCAACTGCACTTTATGTATCTATTTTTACATGAGCAAGGTCAGGACGAATGGGAGATTGAAAAGACATGTATCCCCATGTTGTTTGTACAAACGGGTTTAGACGCTCATGAAATGGTCACGGAAGACGGGACAGGGGATATGACAGATGAGAGCATGAAGGAACGGCAGTTGCTTGTACTAGCTGGGGATCAGTTTAGTGGTCATTATTATCATTATTTAGCCAATAAAGGTGAGGTTTATGCTATTCGTTTGTGGGCTCAAATCATTGAGAAGGTCAATGAATGCAAGACTGACATTTTATATTCAGGAACTCATCTGACGAAGGCTGAGCGTTTACAGCAAGAACTTAAACTTAAACGTACCATCGTTGACGCGCTTCTAGATGAACATGGTGCAGAATCTTTTTGGTATGGTATCTTCGCACTCTTTGCTGAACTCGGTCTAGTGTATCAGCAGTTTGATGGACATCCGGAACAGATAGAACAGCTCATCAAGCAGATCAAGAAAACACTGATTGAGAAAGGACAACCTTTACTCATACAAGAGATGAGTCCTTGGCTAGACCATATGCAAAATAACACACTTGTAATTGAACCGTAA
- the aroB gene encoding 3-dehydroquinate synthase, producing the protein MATHKQLEVKTLHVELGERSYPIVIGPNVLHDIGQYLEQLGIHDHQQILIITDDQVKALHADALTQRLDETNYRYHVYAVPSGERSKSLNTYEDVITFMIDKQFDRKSVVLALGGGVVGDLAGFVASSYMRGIDFIQLPTTIQAHDSSVGGKVGINHALGKNMIGAFHQPLAVLYDTSILKTLPLREIKSGYAELIKYGMIWDASFATWLDQHANECLQLQEPYLTEALYKGCEIKAEIVSQDEKETGIRSLLNFGHTFGHALENLGQYTRLTHGEAIAIGMVLAGEVSEHHYQITNIKERVLALVQKFGLPYERPREWTVEDILSLMYRDKKSTGGQLNLILVTKVGHAVLEQGVAPKLVKQVLKGEGGA; encoded by the coding sequence ATGGCTACGCATAAGCAATTAGAAGTGAAGACGTTGCATGTTGAATTGGGAGAACGGTCTTATCCGATTGTGATTGGACCAAACGTGTTACATGATATTGGACAATATCTGGAGCAGTTAGGTATCCATGATCATCAGCAGATCCTCATTATCACCGATGATCAAGTTAAAGCCCTTCATGCAGACGCATTGACGCAGCGTTTGGATGAAACGAATTATCGCTATCACGTTTATGCTGTCCCGTCTGGAGAACGATCCAAATCACTGAATACTTATGAGGACGTCATAACTTTTATGATAGACAAGCAATTTGATCGCAAAAGTGTGGTCCTAGCACTAGGTGGAGGTGTCGTTGGTGATTTAGCGGGGTTTGTGGCCAGTAGCTATATGCGTGGAATAGACTTTATACAATTGCCGACGACCATTCAAGCCCATGATAGTAGTGTCGGCGGTAAGGTTGGCATCAATCACGCCCTGGGCAAAAATATGATAGGGGCCTTCCATCAACCATTAGCTGTGCTATATGATACGTCAATATTAAAAACCCTTCCTCTACGAGAAATAAAGTCTGGATACGCCGAACTGATTAAATACGGGATGATATGGGATGCCTCATTTGCCACATGGTTAGACCAACACGCAAATGAGTGTCTTCAGTTACAGGAACCGTATCTGACTGAAGCTCTCTATAAGGGTTGTGAAATAAAAGCTGAGATTGTCAGTCAGGATGAAAAAGAAACGGGTATCCGTTCACTATTAAATTTCGGACATACTTTTGGTCATGCATTAGAGAATTTAGGTCAATATACACGCTTAACACATGGTGAAGCGATCGCCATTGGGATGGTACTCGCAGGAGAAGTGAGCGAGCATCATTATCAGATCACGAACATTAAAGAGAGGGTACTTGCGCTTGTTCAAAAGTTCGGATTGCCTTATGAGCGACCTCGGGAGTGGACAGTGGAAGACATTCTTTCTCTGATGTACCGTGATAAAAAGTCTACCGGAGGTCAGCTCAACCTTATCTTAGTTACAAAAGTTGGCCATGCCGTATTGGAGCAGGGCGTTGCTCCAAAACTCGTCAAACAAGTATTGAAGGGAGAGGGTGGCGCTTGA
- the trpE gene encoding anthranilate synthase component I: protein MFEPSTDDVLTLSQTYNYIPIRYKVWSDNLTPIRLFQQVKSAYSFLLESVEGGEKWARYSFIGHDPYLLFTVREKQAYLQRFDDGHPQQEIKVEGDPLTILKDQLDQYHIPPDLDLPRFSGGAVGYIGYDAITLYEDIPTHRVNDLNQDQLRLMFCNEIIAFDHLKQEITFMTYLQVDPQASEKGLLDEYEQKKRHLQQRVTDLFYKMNHALEPPLHLPEKKPDADWRKVKSNVDKQTFEDAVNKVKAYIRAGDVFQTVLSQRFEVELQTDPFNIYRVLRIINPSPYLYYLDLGQGDQLIGSSPERLVQIERDRVETNPIAGTRKRGRDREQDDRLAHELLTDEKERAEHHMLLDLGRNDIGRIAEFGTVEVSKMMEIERFSHVMHIVSTVTGKKRQDFHAVDGLFSCFPAGTVTGAPKIRAMSVIAELEKEARNAYAGAIGYFSFTGHLDSCITIRTIVVSKGKAYVQAGAGVVADSVPELEWKETRNKARALLIAIQMAEDLFEHNQREVTTHA from the coding sequence ATGTTTGAACCTTCCACTGATGATGTTCTGACGTTAAGTCAGACCTACAATTATATTCCTATACGATACAAAGTGTGGTCCGATAACCTCACGCCAATACGGCTTTTCCAGCAAGTGAAATCAGCCTATTCCTTTTTGTTAGAAAGTGTTGAGGGGGGTGAAAAGTGGGCGCGGTATTCGTTTATCGGGCATGACCCCTACCTACTGTTTACGGTGCGAGAAAAGCAGGCCTATCTTCAAAGATTCGATGACGGTCACCCACAACAAGAGATCAAAGTTGAAGGGGACCCACTAACCATATTAAAAGATCAACTGGATCAATATCATATACCCCCAGATCTAGACCTACCGAGGTTTTCGGGAGGGGCAGTGGGTTACATCGGTTATGATGCGATCACATTATATGAAGATATCCCCACACATCGCGTGAATGATCTCAATCAAGATCAGCTACGATTGATGTTCTGTAATGAAATTATCGCCTTTGATCACCTGAAGCAGGAAATCACATTCATGACGTATTTGCAAGTCGACCCTCAAGCGAGTGAAAAAGGTCTACTTGATGAGTATGAGCAAAAGAAACGGCATCTCCAACAGCGAGTAACTGATCTTTTCTACAAGATGAATCACGCGTTAGAGCCGCCCTTGCATCTACCAGAGAAAAAGCCTGATGCAGACTGGCGTAAAGTGAAGTCAAACGTTGATAAGCAGACATTTGAAGATGCTGTGAATAAGGTAAAAGCGTATATACGAGCGGGCGACGTTTTTCAAACGGTCCTGTCTCAACGGTTTGAAGTTGAATTACAAACTGATCCTTTCAACATCTATCGGGTCTTACGAATCATTAATCCATCACCATACTTGTATTATCTTGATTTGGGTCAAGGGGACCAACTCATCGGTAGCTCCCCTGAGCGACTCGTGCAGATCGAGCGTGATCGGGTAGAAACAAACCCCATTGCCGGTACGAGAAAACGAGGCAGAGATCGGGAGCAAGATGATCGATTAGCTCACGAACTGTTAACGGATGAAAAAGAACGGGCCGAACATCATATGCTTCTAGATTTAGGTCGTAACGATATCGGCCGTATTGCTGAATTTGGCACCGTTGAAGTCAGTAAGATGATGGAGATTGAACGTTTCTCACACGTGATGCACATCGTGTCAACGGTCACGGGTAAAAAGCGCCAGGATTTTCATGCGGTAGACGGATTATTTTCCTGTTTTCCAGCTGGCACGGTGACAGGTGCACCAAAAATCAGGGCGATGAGTGTCATTGCAGAATTAGAAAAAGAAGCAAGGAACGCGTACGCAGGTGCGATCGGCTATTTTTCTTTTACTGGGCATTTAGACTCGTGTATCACCATCCGGACGATCGTGGTCAGTAAAGGTAAAGCGTACGTCCAAGCGGGTGCCGGCGTAGTAGCAGATTCAGTGCCGGAGCTCGAATGGAAGGAAACGCGTAATAAGGCGCGCGCACTGTTGATTGCCATTCAAATGGCTGAGGATTTATTTGAACATAATCAGAGGGAGGTCACGACACATGCTTAA
- a CDS encoding menaquinone biosynthetic enzyme MqnA/MqnD family protein, with product MKVGKIEYKNVMPIYYYADQGKQLEHVEFDTRIPAALNHAMATGEIGVGPISSFSYAENHDKYQLMPDLSVSSDGKVRSIYLFSKKPLEYLDGSRIALTSSSATSVALLKVIMHHFYQLQPVYQTMPPHLPSMLQEHDAALLIGDDAIRTKWTSTTPYVYDLGELWKKWTNYTMTYAVWAIRKEWIDQEQLALNELYHAFTQSKQQARRHLDPIIQTLIQDFGGTVTFWTDYFNGLKYDFGPKQIEGLEYFYRLAYECGLLHRPCQVETWTPEQPFVAY from the coding sequence ATGAAAGTAGGAAAGATAGAATATAAAAACGTAATGCCAATTTATTATTACGCTGACCAAGGAAAGCAGCTCGAGCATGTAGAATTTGACACGAGGATCCCGGCTGCCTTAAATCATGCCATGGCCACCGGAGAGATCGGTGTTGGGCCGATATCCTCCTTTTCGTACGCCGAGAATCACGATAAGTACCAATTGATGCCTGACCTATCTGTCAGTAGTGATGGGAAGGTCCGATCCATTTATCTCTTTTCCAAAAAACCTTTGGAGTATTTAGACGGCTCACGGATTGCGCTCACTTCAAGTTCGGCAACATCTGTCGCCCTGCTAAAAGTCATCATGCATCATTTTTATCAACTGCAGCCCGTATATCAAACGATGCCGCCGCATTTGCCCTCAATGCTACAAGAGCACGATGCCGCCTTATTGATTGGGGACGATGCGATACGTACCAAATGGACGTCAACAACGCCTTACGTGTATGATTTAGGAGAGCTATGGAAAAAATGGACAAACTACACGATGACGTACGCCGTTTGGGCGATTAGAAAAGAATGGATTGACCAGGAACAATTGGCACTAAATGAGCTTTATCACGCATTTACACAAAGTAAACAACAAGCACGCCGACATCTAGACCCGATTATACAAACACTAATCCAAGATTTTGGTGGAACGGTAACCTTCTGGACTGATTATTTTAACGGTCTAAAATACGACTTTGGTCCTAAGCAGATAGAAGGCCTAGAATATTTCTATCGACTAGCGTATGAATGTGGCCTCCTTCACCGTCCTTGTCAAGTAGAGACATGGACCCCTGAACAACCGTTTGTAGCCTACTAA
- the aroH gene encoding chorismate mutase, with protein sequence MSTKLRGVRGATTVTKDDTQEILQATETLVSDMVQQNNIEVESIASVWMTMTQDLTATFPARCLRHMSGWTFVPVMCAQEVAVPGSLEKCIRVMIHYHTDRAQHEIRHVYQNKATSLRPDLSLT encoded by the coding sequence TTGAGTACAAAGTTAAGAGGTGTGCGTGGGGCCACAACTGTGACAAAGGACGACACACAAGAAATCTTACAGGCCACCGAAACGTTAGTATCCGATATGGTTCAGCAAAACAATATTGAAGTCGAGAGCATCGCGAGCGTGTGGATGACGATGACGCAGGACTTAACGGCGACATTCCCGGCACGCTGTTTACGCCACATGTCTGGATGGACATTCGTCCCCGTAATGTGTGCTCAGGAGGTGGCTGTACCAGGGTCACTGGAAAAATGTATTCGGGTGATGATTCACTACCATACAGACAGAGCCCAGCACGAAATTAGACATGTGTATCAGAATAAAGCTACTAGCCTCCGTCCAGATTTATCCTTGACGTAG
- a CDS encoding UbiX family flavin prenyltransferase → MSQQHIGHNEKKTIAVGITGASGGVYGVRLTQELLKLGHHVHLMVTEAGWQVFYEELGLDTSDRERVIMEQFGDQGAHFSYHTLRDFRAPIASGSYRCDGMIVIPCSMGTLSGIAHGASGNLLERSADVMLKEGRKLVLVPRETPLNQIHLENMLKITQAGGKILPAMPGFYHVPETLDDVIRFLVGKALDALDIDHSLFRRWG, encoded by the coding sequence ATGAGCCAACAACACATAGGTCATAACGAGAAGAAAACGATTGCAGTCGGCATAACGGGGGCGAGCGGGGGCGTTTATGGTGTGAGGTTAACACAAGAACTCCTTAAGCTTGGCCATCACGTGCATTTAATGGTAACTGAAGCAGGTTGGCAAGTATTCTATGAAGAATTAGGATTAGATACGAGTGATCGAGAGCGTGTCATTATGGAGCAATTCGGGGACCAAGGAGCGCATTTTTCCTATCATACATTAAGAGATTTTAGAGCACCCATTGCAAGTGGGTCCTATCGTTGTGACGGCATGATTGTCATACCTTGTTCGATGGGGACCTTGTCCGGTATCGCTCACGGTGCGTCAGGGAACTTACTTGAGCGTTCAGCCGACGTCATGCTAAAAGAGGGCAGAAAACTGGTGCTTGTCCCCAGAGAAACACCGCTTAACCAAATACATCTAGAAAACATGTTAAAAATCACTCAAGCTGGAGGGAAAATACTGCCTGCGATGCCTGGGTTTTATCATGTGCCAGAAACCTTGGATGATGTGATACGGTTTCTCGTCGGTAAAGCTTTAGACGCATTAGATATCGATCATTCACTTTTCCGTCGATGGGGGTGA
- a CDS encoding CheR family methyltransferase: MEDRDFLQFIQQVKAKTRIDLSQYKEAQMKRRLTSLREKRGFSTFRAYFDAIMVDPALYAEFLDRMTINVSEFFRNKNRWDVLERKILPDLYKNSNNLKVWSAACSTGEEPYSLVMLLQKFNPISQVSVKATDIDANAIIKAQEGTYLERSLQHVPDYLKRQYFTKVEDGYKISSKIKERVQFSQHNLLADSFDKQYDLIVCRNVLIYFTDEAKDLLYRKFSEALKPGGILFVGSTEQIFYPQTYEFESIETFFYQKINKKEKRSYD; encoded by the coding sequence TTGGAAGATCGTGATTTCTTGCAGTTTATCCAACAGGTCAAAGCTAAAACAAGAATTGACCTTAGCCAGTATAAAGAAGCTCAAATGAAACGAAGACTCACGTCACTGCGAGAAAAAAGAGGATTTTCAACATTTAGGGCTTACTTTGACGCTATAATGGTAGATCCTGCATTGTACGCAGAGTTTCTAGATCGAATGACCATCAATGTTTCAGAGTTTTTTAGAAATAAAAATCGATGGGACGTATTAGAAAGAAAAATTTTACCGGACCTATACAAAAATTCTAATAACCTTAAAGTATGGAGCGCAGCTTGTTCCACGGGGGAGGAACCCTACTCACTCGTCATGCTCCTACAAAAATTTAACCCAATCAGTCAAGTGTCGGTGAAAGCGACAGATATAGATGCTAATGCTATTATTAAGGCGCAAGAAGGAACCTATCTCGAACGGTCACTTCAACACGTCCCGGACTATTTGAAGCGTCAGTATTTTACTAAAGTAGAAGATGGCTATAAGATATCATCTAAAATTAAGGAGCGCGTTCAATTCAGTCAGCACAACCTACTCGCCGATTCTTTTGACAAGCAATACGATTTAATTGTTTGTCGTAATGTACTCATTTATTTTACAGATGAGGCTAAAGACTTGTTATATCGGAAATTTTCAGAAGCATTAAAACCGGGTGGGATTTTATTTGTGGGGAGTACAGAGCAAATCTTTTACCCCCAAACCTATGAATTTGAATCTATAGAAACCTTTTTTTATCAAAAAATAAACAAGAAAGAAAAGCGGTCATACGATTGA
- a CDS encoding demethylmenaquinone methyltransferase produces MEKQKLSKAEYVHQVFESIAPKYDLMNTLLSFRRHKAWRKVAMRKMNVQAQESAIDICCGTGDWALSIAEQVGEKGKVIGLDFSENMLKIGEQKRDQRGLSQVKLVHGDAMKLPYEEDSFDYATIGFALRNVPDIRQVLSEMKRVVKPGGMVISLELSKPVWPPFRALYFLYFNRILPALGQLFANRYEQYRWLPESLKHFPDSQELAKIFEEVGLHKVETRLLTGGIAALHIGYKRTTEV; encoded by the coding sequence ATGGAAAAACAGAAGTTATCTAAAGCAGAATATGTACATCAAGTTTTCGAAAGTATCGCTCCTAAGTATGATCTTATGAATACCCTCCTTAGCTTTCGTCGACATAAGGCCTGGCGAAAAGTGGCGATGAGAAAAATGAACGTGCAAGCACAGGAATCAGCCATCGATATCTGTTGCGGAACTGGGGATTGGGCACTCAGTATAGCAGAACAAGTAGGAGAAAAAGGTAAGGTAATCGGTTTAGACTTTAGTGAAAACATGCTCAAAATAGGTGAGCAAAAACGAGACCAAAGGGGTCTTTCTCAAGTAAAGTTGGTTCATGGTGATGCGATGAAGCTTCCTTATGAAGAAGATTCTTTTGATTATGCAACAATTGGATTTGCACTACGTAATGTGCCTGACATTCGTCAAGTGTTATCTGAAATGAAACGTGTGGTCAAACCCGGTGGTATGGTGATCTCCTTAGAGTTGTCCAAGCCCGTTTGGCCACCTTTTCGTGCGCTTTACTTCCTATACTTTAACCGTATTCTACCCGCGCTTGGGCAATTATTTGCTAATCGGTATGAACAGTATCGTTGGTTACCTGAATCCCTTAAGCATTTTCCCGATAGTCAGGAGCTTGCCAAGATATTCGAAGAAGTCGGATTACACAAGGTCGAAACACGTTTATTGACCGGTGGTATAGCAGCACTCCATATCGGGTACAAAAGGACAACAGAGGTGTAA
- a CDS encoding polyprenyl synthetase family protein, whose amino-acid sequence MNLLEIYKELKKDIQHIEEEIHGVLDTQQKELKRASVHLLNAGGKRIRPVFVLLGGKNGQYDIDRLAHVAVALELIHMATLVHDDVVDHADTRRGKPTVKAKWNNKMAMYTGDYIISKALQRLTAIDNPLVHQILSKAIVDMCMGEVEQIKAQYEWNQTMRQYFLRIKRKTALLMAVSCQLGGLAGHVSEQEARALYRFGYYVGMAFQITDDILDFTGTEKQLGKPAGSDLMQGNITLPVLACFHDHEVRQEIITEASKHQPDMERVIQIVKLNGGIQYANQIAQRYLAKARQSIHTLSNSRSQDMFYKITQFVEQRHF is encoded by the coding sequence ATGAATTTATTAGAGATTTATAAAGAATTGAAGAAGGACATCCAACATATTGAGGAAGAAATCCATGGTGTTCTCGACACGCAGCAAAAAGAACTGAAGCGAGCCTCCGTTCATCTGCTCAACGCAGGTGGCAAGCGCATACGCCCTGTATTTGTCCTCTTGGGTGGAAAGAATGGTCAATATGATATAGACAGACTGGCCCATGTGGCGGTTGCCTTAGAGCTTATTCATATGGCCACGCTTGTCCATGACGATGTTGTCGATCATGCCGACACTCGCCGAGGGAAGCCGACGGTGAAAGCTAAATGGAATAATAAAATGGCCATGTACACGGGTGACTATATCATTTCAAAAGCCCTGCAGCGTTTGACTGCCATTGATAATCCTTTGGTTCATCAGATCCTCTCCAAAGCGATTGTGGACATGTGTATGGGTGAAGTTGAACAAATCAAAGCCCAATATGAGTGGAACCAGACCATGAGACAGTATTTTTTACGGATTAAGCGAAAAACTGCACTACTAATGGCTGTCAGCTGTCAATTAGGCGGGCTTGCAGGCCATGTGAGTGAACAAGAGGCGAGGGCATTATATCGTTTTGGTTATTACGTGGGGATGGCCTTTCAGATTACGGATGATATCCTTGACTTTACCGGGACAGAGAAACAACTAGGGAAGCCAGCCGGAAGTGACTTGATGCAAGGGAACATCACGTTACCCGTACTCGCTTGCTTCCATGATCACGAGGTACGTCAAGAGATTATAACAGAGGCTTCAAAGCACCAGCCAGATATGGAACGAGTCATCCAAATCGTCAAATTAAATGGTGGAATCCAATACGCGAATCAAATCGCCCAGCGATATCTAGCTAAAGCTAGACAATCAATTCATACACTCAGTAACAGCCGTAGCCAAGATATGTTTTACAAGATTACACAGTTTGTGGAACAGCGTCATTTTTAA
- the ndk gene encoding nucleoside-diphosphate kinase translates to MEKTFLMVKPDGVQRNLIGEIVQRFEKKGFQLAGAKLMTISKDLAEEHYGEHKDKPFFGELVGFITSGPVFAMVWEGENVIQVARDMMGKTNPAEAAAGTIRGDYAVQVSMNVIHGSDSPASAEREIGLFFKEEELISYDKVMNKWV, encoded by the coding sequence GTGGAAAAAACTTTTCTAATGGTCAAGCCAGATGGAGTTCAACGTAATCTTATCGGGGAAATTGTGCAACGATTTGAGAAGAAAGGGTTCCAGCTTGCTGGCGCTAAATTAATGACAATCTCAAAGGATTTAGCAGAGGAGCATTACGGAGAGCATAAAGACAAACCTTTCTTCGGAGAATTAGTAGGCTTTATCACATCCGGCCCAGTTTTTGCTATGGTTTGGGAAGGTGAAAATGTTATACAAGTCGCGCGTGACATGATGGGCAAAACAAACCCGGCAGAAGCAGCAGCCGGGACCATCCGTGGGGATTACGCTGTTCAAGTCAGTATGAATGTGATTCACGGCTCAGATTCACCAGCTTCGGCTGAACGTGAAATCGGACTCTTCTTCAAAGAAGAAGAACTGATCTCCTACGATAAAGTGATGAACAAATGGGTATAG